A genomic segment from Thermostichus lividus PCC 6715 encodes:
- a CDS encoding heavy metal translocating P-type ATPase yields the protein MSPLSTLNGSDATSATVLLRVSGLRCAGCVRSLERQLEQLPGVTAAAVNLVTGTAIVTYGSSLTSPDAIVQHINQGTFQATLVAPNAPLQLPPPSDGKPLAALAIGLLILSSLGHGIHLLPGHWPMLETMVLHWGLATLALLLPGRDIVREGIKGLWHGRPNMNTLVALGALAAYGTSTVAWLWPQLGWDCFFDEPVMILGFILLGRTLEQGVRQRAQQGLRSLLALQPLEATWLPSLECREPWPIPVSQIQVGDWLWVAAGDTFPADGTIVAGETLVDESMLTGEATPVLKGLGATVLAGSRNQAAAVTIRVERCGQAAFLGQILELVLQAQNRKAPVQRVADRVAGYFGYGVLALAAATGLFWWAIAPHFWPNLTTPLLPLKLALSVLVIACPCALGLATPIALLVGTSRAAANGVVIRGGDVLERSQHLTTIVFDKTGTLTSGQLELEAVTRYGSLEEEEVLTVLASLEQESSHPLARAIQRAHGCAELLAVTDLTTELGLGVCGWIGEHYYQAGRLAWLDRQGIDCRDAHPSTTHVALACDRQLVAVCTFRDRLRSDAIETVKALKNQGFAVHVLTGDTAHATQPLLAPLNLPADAIHTDLQPHEKLALIEAWQAAGETVAMVGDGLNDAPALTTAAVGISLASGTEVAIEAADVILVRNQLSDLLTVLSLSRATFAKIQQNLLWAVAYNLVGLPVAAGALLPLWGVSLTPAVAAACMAFSSIAVVVNSLWGINAFTRSYSYRSLLRTVKSDSSIGKSNT from the coding sequence GTGTCCCCACTCTCGACGTTGAATGGATCGGATGCCACCTCGGCAACGGTGCTGCTGCGGGTGTCTGGCTTGCGTTGCGCAGGCTGTGTGCGCTCCCTAGAGCGACAGTTAGAGCAGTTGCCCGGAGTCACTGCGGCGGCGGTCAATTTAGTGACGGGCACGGCCATTGTTACCTACGGGTCAAGCCTGACAAGTCCAGACGCGATTGTTCAGCACATCAATCAGGGGACGTTTCAAGCCACACTGGTGGCACCGAATGCGCCGCTGCAACTGCCACCCCCTTCAGACGGTAAACCTCTCGCCGCCTTGGCGATTGGGCTGTTGATTCTCTCTAGCCTCGGCCATGGTATTCACCTGTTGCCCGGCCACTGGCCGATGTTGGAAACGATGGTGTTGCATTGGGGGTTGGCTACCCTAGCGTTGCTGCTGCCAGGGCGCGATATTGTCCGAGAAGGGATCAAGGGGCTGTGGCACGGTCGCCCGAATATGAATACCCTTGTGGCCTTGGGGGCGTTGGCTGCCTATGGTACGAGTACGGTGGCGTGGCTATGGCCGCAATTGGGGTGGGACTGTTTTTTTGATGAGCCGGTGATGATCTTGGGGTTTATCCTCTTGGGGCGCACCCTAGAGCAGGGGGTGCGGCAACGGGCGCAGCAGGGATTGCGATCGCTTCTGGCATTGCAGCCCCTTGAAGCCACATGGCTGCCCAGTTTAGAGTGCCGGGAACCGTGGCCCATTCCAGTGAGCCAAATTCAGGTGGGAGACTGGCTCTGGGTGGCCGCAGGGGACACCTTTCCTGCGGATGGCACAATTGTGGCGGGCGAAACCTTAGTGGATGAGTCCATGCTCACCGGGGAAGCCACACCTGTCCTCAAGGGACTAGGCGCAACAGTTTTGGCGGGCAGTCGTAATCAAGCTGCCGCCGTGACGATTCGGGTCGAGCGGTGTGGGCAAGCCGCCTTTCTTGGTCAAATTTTAGAGTTGGTACTACAGGCTCAAAACCGCAAGGCTCCTGTCCAGAGAGTGGCCGATAGGGTTGCGGGCTATTTTGGCTATGGGGTTTTGGCCTTGGCTGCTGCTACAGGGCTGTTTTGGTGGGCGATCGCGCCCCATTTTTGGCCAAATCTCACAACACCACTGTTACCCTTGAAACTGGCCTTGAGTGTGTTAGTCATTGCCTGTCCTTGCGCCTTGGGGTTAGCCACCCCCATTGCCCTCTTGGTGGGCACCAGTCGCGCGGCGGCCAACGGTGTGGTTATCCGGGGGGGCGATGTCCTTGAGCGTAGCCAACACCTGACCACCATTGTCTTCGATAAAACGGGCACCCTAACCAGCGGGCAACTCGAGCTAGAGGCTGTGACCCGCTACGGTTCCCTTGAGGAAGAGGAGGTGCTCACGGTGCTTGCTAGCCTAGAGCAAGAGAGTTCCCATCCCCTTGCCCGTGCCATTCAGCGCGCCCATGGTTGCGCTGAGCTACTAGCCGTAACCGATCTCACCACTGAGTTGGGGCTAGGGGTCTGCGGTTGGATTGGCGAGCACTACTACCAAGCCGGGCGCTTAGCATGGCTCGATCGCCAAGGAATTGACTGCCGTGATGCCCACCCAAGCACAACCCACGTTGCCTTAGCCTGCGATCGCCAGTTGGTTGCTGTGTGCACCTTTCGCGATCGCCTGCGCAGCGATGCCATCGAAACCGTAAAAGCCCTAAAAAACCAAGGTTTCGCCGTGCACGTCCTGACAGGGGATACCGCACATGCCACCCAGCCGTTGCTGGCACCCTTGAACCTGCCAGCAGATGCCATTCACACCGATCTACAACCCCATGAGAAGTTAGCCTTAATTGAGGCATGGCAAGCAGCGGGAGAAACCGTTGCCATGGTGGGGGATGGCCTGAATGATGCCCCTGCCCTCACCACTGCCGCCGTTGGCATTAGCTTGGCCAGTGGTACAGAGGTCGCCATTGAAGCAGCGGATGTGATTCTTGTCCGTAACCAGCTTAGTGATCTGCTAACGGTGTTGTCCCTGAGCCGTGCCACCTTTGCTAAAATTCAACAAAATTTGCTCTGGGCGGTAGCCTACAATCTGGTGGGGTTACCCGTTGCGGCTGGTGCCTTGCTCCCCTTGTGGGGGGTGAGCTTGACACCAGCGGTGGCAGCCGCTTGCATGGCGTTTAGTTCCATTGCGGTTGTTGTCAACTCACTTTGGGGTATCAATGCCTTTACTCGTTCATATTCTTATAGGTCGCTACTGCGGACGGTGAAATCTGATTCAAGTATCGGAAAATCCAATACTTAA